One region of Chlorogloeopsis sp. ULAP01 genomic DNA includes:
- a CDS encoding helix-turn-helix domain-containing protein, which yields MPYTIPNNSCVGCDNCRPQCPTGAIKIENDEYWIDPSLCNNCEGYYPEPQCVVACPTNSPIPWQAKRGRCRVEPREVTNPDLFSNGKSNPFASAIVIWEACNVLAQRTSLPWEIDEQGNLCYRRQVYQGKGAIAFHVLASAEPSTSITGMPQKLVTDLGAIEALDIRNACIHLIFAAYATSLDRPWEQEFAIDERQLEKYLGLEKRKDLSKAVKLALMKNLVQQACSLIISIDWPQQGQVKGFSVTKSRLWELVSIQHHFQEDELGCKYLVGLTFKVRAGIWTQHFLNKQGCKERSAFYQYGSLPKSLLTTVMSIWQQHEGAARLMLWLLFKTKMGKEQRITVPTLMRVAYGEEKITLAFRQREERKRLLRTFEHDLEVLNHYGMKPCFDPVTYPAAIQPLWAKLVDIPEDPDEALEFWMNDGGNTSRLTDIGPRGKWNLLMNARILAFDLPPDWEQHIADSEKKQQRTAKNKRKSKTTSDLIGEQILRARKNLNLSQRELAKLAGKSQSWIRDIEKGRLKVKLEDQVVLRKVLGIA from the coding sequence ATGCCTTATACAATTCCTAATAACAGTTGCGTTGGATGTGATAATTGCCGTCCTCAATGTCCTACAGGTGCTATCAAAATCGAAAACGATGAATACTGGATTGATCCGAGTCTTTGTAACAATTGCGAGGGTTATTATCCAGAACCTCAATGTGTGGTAGCCTGTCCTACCAACTCTCCCATACCTTGGCAAGCAAAAAGGGGAAGGTGTAGAGTTGAACCAAGAGAGGTGACTAATCCAGACTTGTTTTCTAATGGCAAGAGCAACCCCTTTGCTTCGGCAATTGTCATTTGGGAAGCTTGCAATGTGCTGGCACAACGCACGTCACTGCCTTGGGAAATAGACGAACAAGGAAATTTGTGTTATCGTCGCCAAGTCTACCAAGGTAAGGGAGCGATCGCCTTTCATGTTCTTGCATCAGCAGAGCCAAGCACATCTATTACTGGGATGCCGCAAAAACTAGTAACAGATTTAGGAGCAATTGAGGCACTCGATATTAGAAATGCTTGTATCCATTTGATTTTTGCAGCTTATGCTACAAGTTTGGATCGGCCTTGGGAGCAAGAGTTTGCAATTGATGAACGCCAACTAGAGAAATATTTGGGTTTAGAGAAACGCAAAGATTTGAGCAAAGCTGTCAAGCTGGCTTTAATGAAAAACTTAGTACAGCAAGCTTGCTCACTCATTATTTCTATTGACTGGCCTCAACAAGGGCAAGTCAAGGGGTTTTCTGTAACAAAAAGTCGTTTGTGGGAGTTAGTGTCAATTCAGCACCACTTTCAAGAAGACGAACTTGGTTGTAAATATCTGGTTGGCTTAACCTTTAAAGTTAGAGCAGGTATCTGGACACAACACTTCTTAAATAAACAGGGATGCAAGGAAAGAAGCGCGTTTTATCAATATGGGAGTCTGCCAAAATCCTTGTTAACTACAGTCATGAGTATTTGGCAGCAACACGAAGGTGCAGCACGATTGATGCTGTGGTTGCTGTTTAAAACCAAAATGGGTAAAGAGCAACGCATTACCGTTCCTACCTTAATGCGGGTTGCCTACGGTGAAGAAAAAATTACCTTAGCATTTAGGCAAAGAGAGGAACGCAAACGATTGCTACGGACTTTTGAGCATGATTTAGAAGTCCTCAATCATTATGGAATGAAACCCTGTTTTGACCCAGTTACTTACCCAGCTGCCATACAACCTTTGTGGGCTAAGTTAGTCGATATTCCCGAAGATCCAGATGAGGCACTGGAATTTTGGATGAATGACGGTGGCAACACCTCGCGGCTTACAGATATAGGCCCTCGTGGCAAGTGGAATCTCCTGATGAATGCCCGCATTTTGGCTTTCGATCTGCCTCCAGACTGGGAACAGCACATTGCAGACTCAGAAAAAAAGCAACAGCGAACCGCAAAAAACAAAAGAAAGTCAAAAACCACAAGTGATTTGATTGGCGAACAGATTTTGCGAGCGCGAAAAAATCTTAATCTCTCCCAAAGAGAACTGGCAAAGCTAGCAGGTAAAAGTCAAAGCTGGATTCGTGATATTGAAAAAGGTCGCCTGAAAGTCAAATTAGAAGACCAAGTTGTATTGCGTAAAGTTTTGGGTATTGCTTAA
- the fdxB gene encoding ferredoxin III, nif-specific, whose product MAVLTGLTFGGKTWTPKFIESIDQDKCIGCGRCFKICGHNVLELKAMNEEGEFVEDEDDDEIEKKVMTVAHPENCIGCEACAKICSKNCYTHAALNN is encoded by the coding sequence ATGGCAGTATTAACAGGATTGACATTTGGTGGAAAAACTTGGACACCAAAATTTATTGAATCAATCGACCAAGATAAATGTATTGGTTGTGGCAGATGCTTCAAAATCTGTGGACATAATGTGCTGGAACTAAAGGCGATGAATGAAGAAGGAGAATTTGTAGAAGATGAAGACGATGATGAAATTGAAAAGAAAGTAATGACAGTTGCTCATCCAGAAAACTGTATTGGTTGTGAAGCATGTGCAAAAATTTGTTCTAAGAACTGCTACACCCATGCCGCATTAAATAACTAG
- a CDS encoding cytochrome c oxidase subunit II: MQQIPVSLLTLVAGVVITLFSLWVGQHHSLLPEQASQQAPLVDGFFNIMVTIATALFVVVEGTILIFLWKFRHRQGDDTDGAPVEGNLPLEVFWTAIPTIIVIVLGIYSVDVYGRMGGLDTHNHAPSHVAQMPGTALAATWNDASGMEMAAPVNEPEIGIGAASDRPQKPADLAVDVTGMQFAWIFNYPDSGVMSSELHVPVGADVQLNLAATDVIHSLWVPQFRLKQDAIPGIPTKLRFVATKVGNYPIVCTELCGGYHGSMRSQVVVHTPAEFESWLAENRIAQQELKQAVAVNPAELSTSDFLAPYTQKMGIESIVHSH, encoded by the coding sequence ATGCAACAAATTCCTGTTTCGCTGTTAACCTTAGTTGCTGGAGTAGTAATCACACTCTTCAGTCTTTGGGTTGGTCAACACCACAGTCTACTACCGGAACAAGCATCGCAACAAGCGCCTTTAGTAGACGGTTTTTTTAATATTATGGTGACAATTGCCACCGCACTATTTGTAGTGGTAGAAGGAACCATTCTGATTTTTTTGTGGAAATTTCGTCACCGTCAAGGTGATGATACAGATGGTGCGCCCGTTGAGGGTAACTTGCCTCTAGAAGTTTTTTGGACGGCAATCCCAACCATTATTGTCATTGTCTTGGGAATTTACAGTGTAGATGTATACGGGCGCATGGGGGGGTTAGATACTCATAATCATGCTCCATCTCATGTTGCTCAAATGCCCGGAACTGCCTTAGCTGCAACATGGAATGATGCATCTGGGATGGAAATGGCAGCACCAGTTAATGAACCGGAAATTGGCATTGGTGCAGCTAGCGATCGCCCACAAAAACCTGCTGATTTAGCAGTCGATGTCACGGGAATGCAGTTTGCTTGGATTTTCAATTATCCAGATAGCGGTGTGATGAGTAGTGAATTACACGTTCCTGTTGGTGCTGACGTACAGCTAAACCTGGCTGCCACAGACGTAATTCACTCTCTTTGGGTGCCGCAATTTCGTTTAAAGCAAGATGCAATTCCTGGTATCCCAACTAAACTGCGGTTTGTCGCCACTAAAGTTGGTAACTATCCCATCGTTTGTACAGAATTGTGTGGTGGCTATCACGGTTCAATGCGATCGCAGGTAGTTGTTCATACTCCCGCCGAGTTTGAAAGCTGGTTGGCAGAAAACCGCATCGCACAACAAGAACTGAAACAAGCAGTTGCAGTTAACCCTGCTGAATTATCAACATCAGATTTTCTCGCTCCCTACACCCAAAAAATGGGGATAGAGTCAATAGTCCATAGTCATTAA
- the ctaD gene encoding cytochrome c oxidase subunit I, whose product MTLEIPRNHPPGNEASTVVVAGTTHHPQAWKWYHYFTFNVDHKVIGIQYLVTAFLFYLIGGLMAVAMRAELATPDADLLEPNLYNAFMTNHGTIMIFFWIVPSAIGGFGNFLVPLMVGARDMAFPKLNAIAFWLNPPAGLLLLASFFFGGGSQSGWTAYPPLSLVTAPTAQTLWVLAIVLVGTSSILGSLNFVITILFMKVPSMKWDQVPLFCWAILATSVLALVSTPVLAAGLILLLFDLHFGTSFFKPDAGGNVVLYQHLFWFYSHPAVYLMILPIFGIMSEVIPVHARKPIFGYKAIAYSSLAICLVGLFVWVHHMFTSGTPGWMRMFFTISTLIVAVPTGVKIFGWVATLWGGKIRFTSAMLFAVGLLMMFVLGGIGGVTLGTAPFDVHVHDTYYVVGHFHYVLFGGSVFGIYAGIYHWFPKITGRMMNETLGRIHFILTFIGTNLTFLPMHELGLQGMPRRVAMYDPQFTSINEICTIGAYVLGISVIPFTINILWSWVAGKKAGDNPWNAMTLEWTTSSPPLIENWEVLPVVTHGPYDYGVHNAEVQTATVTEASA is encoded by the coding sequence ATGACGCTCGAAATTCCACGGAATCATCCACCGGGAAATGAAGCCTCTACTGTTGTGGTTGCCGGAACCACTCATCATCCCCAAGCGTGGAAATGGTACCACTACTTCACATTTAATGTTGACCACAAGGTCATCGGCATCCAATACTTAGTAACGGCGTTTTTGTTCTACCTTATCGGTGGGCTGATGGCAGTTGCCATGCGTGCTGAGTTGGCAACACCCGATGCTGATTTGCTAGAACCCAACCTTTACAATGCTTTCATGACGAACCACGGGACGATCATGATTTTCTTTTGGATCGTCCCTAGTGCGATTGGAGGATTTGGCAATTTCCTGGTGCCGTTGATGGTGGGTGCTAGGGATATGGCTTTTCCGAAGTTGAATGCGATCGCTTTTTGGTTGAACCCACCTGCAGGTTTACTACTATTAGCCAGTTTCTTCTTCGGTGGTGGTTCCCAATCTGGTTGGACAGCTTATCCACCTTTAAGCCTGGTAACTGCCCCCACAGCCCAAACGTTGTGGGTACTAGCCATTGTCTTGGTAGGAACCTCCTCAATTTTAGGTTCGCTGAACTTTGTCATTACCATCTTGTTCATGAAAGTCCCCAGCATGAAATGGGATCAAGTTCCCCTATTTTGTTGGGCGATTTTGGCAACTTCCGTCTTAGCACTGGTATCTACACCAGTATTAGCAGCAGGATTAATACTACTGTTATTCGACCTCCATTTTGGTACATCTTTCTTTAAACCAGATGCAGGCGGTAACGTAGTCCTTTACCAACACTTGTTCTGGTTCTATTCCCACCCGGCAGTTTATCTGATGATTCTGCCCATCTTCGGCATCATGTCCGAAGTCATACCCGTGCATGCGCGCAAACCTATCTTTGGCTATAAAGCGATCGCCTATTCTAGTTTGGCTATCTGCCTTGTGGGTTTGTTCGTCTGGGTACACCATATGTTTACCAGTGGCACACCCGGTTGGATGCGGATGTTCTTCACCATCTCTACCCTGATCGTTGCCGTTCCCACTGGTGTAAAGATATTTGGTTGGGTTGCTACCCTCTGGGGTGGCAAAATCCGCTTCACTAGTGCCATGCTGTTTGCGGTTGGCTTATTGATGATGTTTGTTCTCGGTGGGATTGGTGGTGTCACCCTGGGAACAGCACCCTTTGATGTTCACGTTCATGATACCTACTATGTAGTAGGACACTTCCACTACGTATTGTTTGGTGGTTCCGTATTTGGTATCTACGCAGGCATTTACCACTGGTTTCCCAAAATCACCGGACGGATGATGAATGAAACCTTAGGTCGCATTCACTTTATCCTTACCTTTATCGGTACAAATCTGACTTTCCTACCCATGCATGAATTGGGTTTACAAGGTATGCCCCGAAGAGTAGCAATGTACGATCCACAATTTACCTCCATCAACGAGATTTGTACGATTGGTGCTTATGTTTTAGGCATATCGGTAATTCCCTTCACGATTAACATTCTCTGGAGTTGGGTTGCTGGCAAAAAAGCCGGGGATAATCCTTGGAATGCTATGACTTTAGAGTGGACAACCAGTTCTCCGCCTCTAATTGAAAATTGGGAAGTCTTGCCCGTAGTAACTCACGGCCCTTACGATTACGGTGTTCATAATGCTGAAGTTCAGACTGCTACTGTAACGGAAGCTAGCGCTTAA
- a CDS encoding heme-copper oxidase subunit III — protein MAIATTSPSHHEEHQDLRVKGLLAFLISESLMFGGFFATYLFFKGSNEVWPPEGTEVELLLPTINTIILVSSSFVIHFGDTAIKRNDVRGMRKWYIITAIMGAIFLLGQAYEYMTLGYGLTTNIFSNCFYLMTGFHGLHVFVGLLLILGVLWRSRRPGHYSATKHTGIEMAEIYWHFVDIIWIILFTLLYVLTKF, from the coding sequence ATGGCGATCGCAACGACAAGTCCATCTCATCACGAAGAACATCAAGATTTACGAGTCAAGGGACTATTGGCGTTCCTGATTTCTGAGTCGTTAATGTTCGGGGGGTTTTTTGCCACTTATTTGTTTTTTAAAGGAAGTAATGAAGTTTGGCCTCCAGAAGGCACGGAAGTAGAATTATTATTGCCGACAATTAACACCATCATTCTGGTTTCCAGCAGTTTTGTGATTCACTTCGGTGATACGGCAATTAAAAGGAATGATGTTCGAGGGATGCGCAAGTGGTATATCATCACCGCAATTATGGGCGCAATTTTCCTACTCGGACAAGCTTATGAGTACATGACCTTAGGATACGGTCTAACTACTAATATATTTTCCAACTGTTTTTACTTAATGACAGGGTTCCACGGGTTACACGTTTTCGTGGGACTGTTGTTAATTTTGGGTGTGTTGTGGCGATCGCGTCGTCCTGGTCATTATTCTGCCACTAAACATACTGGCATCGAAATGGCAGAAATTTACTGGCACTTCGTAGACATCATTTGGATTATTCTCTTTACTCTGTTGTACGTTCTCACAAAATTTTAG
- a CDS encoding cupin: MQGKNWLVTGDGNYQICKSMRAWDLLRDNYRLYRFLTELEDVLQNVEDEASRLPEIQILVRRLIVNSYWVQSQYLEPCPQTGTSVVLLYDELGFPFTVQTVTFAPETTSNIHNHGTWGVVAVLKGQEKNTFWRRNPHSESPNKIEKTGELILYPGDIISFTPNAIHSVEAVGNEPTVTFNLYGETDPKQRFEYNLITHTAKNF; encoded by the coding sequence ATGCAAGGAAAAAATTGGCTTGTCACTGGAGATGGAAATTATCAAATCTGTAAATCTATGAGAGCGTGGGATTTACTAAGGGACAATTATCGCCTTTATAGATTTTTAACTGAGTTAGAAGATGTTCTGCAAAATGTAGAAGACGAAGCCAGTCGGCTACCAGAGATTCAAATACTAGTAAGACGATTAATTGTTAATTCTTACTGGGTACAAAGCCAATATTTAGAACCTTGTCCTCAAACTGGCACCTCGGTTGTACTCCTTTATGATGAATTAGGTTTCCCTTTTACAGTACAAACAGTAACATTTGCACCAGAAACAACTTCTAATATTCATAATCACGGTACCTGGGGAGTAGTTGCAGTATTAAAAGGACAAGAAAAAAACACCTTTTGGCGACGTAATCCTCACTCAGAATCCCCGAATAAAATAGAAAAAACGGGAGAATTAATTTTATATCCGGGTGATATTATTAGCTTTACACCTAATGCAATTCATAGTGTAGAAGCGGTAGGTAATGAACCAACTGTTACTTTTAATTTGTATGGGGAAACTGACCCCAAACAGCGATTTGAGTATAATTTGATAACTCATACTGCTAAAAATTTCTAG
- a CDS encoding ArsC/Spx/MgsR family protein gives MARVIFYEKPGCKNNTKQKTLLTAAGHEVIAYNLLAEPWTIERLRSFFGDRPVSEWFNRTAPRVQSGELVPEQVDAQTALMLMLQDPLLIRRPLMQVGDRYEVGFDTEKIDAWIGLNPKDATLKEITEKLIEQDLQGCSHKHGHGHHHNEHEPKQGSCNH, from the coding sequence ATGGCAAGGGTAATTTTTTATGAAAAACCAGGTTGTAAGAACAATACTAAACAAAAAACTCTGCTTACAGCTGCTGGTCATGAAGTGATTGCCTACAACCTACTCGCAGAACCTTGGACTATTGAGCGTTTGCGCTCATTTTTTGGCGATCGCCCTGTATCAGAATGGTTTAATCGCACTGCTCCAAGAGTACAATCAGGCGAGTTAGTACCCGAACAAGTTGATGCCCAAACCGCTTTAATGTTAATGCTCCAAGATCCATTGTTAATTCGCCGTCCTTTGATGCAAGTAGGCGATCGCTACGAGGTAGGCTTCGATACCGAGAAGATTGATGCTTGGATTGGCTTAAATCCTAAAGATGCAACTTTGAAGGAAATCACAGAAAAGCTAATCGAACAGGACTTACAAGGCTGTTCTCACAAGCACGGACATGGACATCACCACAATGAACACGAGCCAAAGCAGGGTTCTTGTAATCATTGA
- a CDS encoding right-handed parallel beta-helix repeat-containing protein, with protein MIHRVYLIFLVLIGTIVYPIKGIAQSEGQTNSSNLTIQDFIELGSQSLKSTDATKITGANVDESKVSQIIYVSKSIGASDTNDGSQQNPLLTIGTALEKARGYLSQGISTKIALSPDVYREGSLKIDYRFPKVPDGVVLVIEGQGSTPTVIKGSDLVPLSAWTPAIKTDKGLIYRMPWNYDFGNNGGPYGKYGPKNILAHRRELVFVNGRQQRQVLLEKYNYTFPNAFRGSGSYEYLGFVEPQEALLHPGSFGIAEKSENGDFLYLLPNSNVNFKNATIEVGVHPFLMRFYQVRNVVLRNISFRHSVGTLGGTAAVIFGEEWNNQQSLINRNILIDQCRFEWNNYQGLYLFKTQDVTVKNSVFNYNGFMGASTDNMVNGLWIGNSTNFNNWRGNLSGWRGWAISGAKHHFARNVLFKDQQAIGNFTNGMWFDHENKNVVIDNFVAVKNSAGLFLEASPGPFLIKNSFISDSMHRAGIDISNAQNITILDSVITNNPNQISLVGASRYYSNSTAYHIGEVQEISDIPVGVGPLAIRNSLISSEASNQMLFFANTGNNRMYTSVFQNNYESSNNTYWSPKTKSFLLEPDYPSVPGSPATDIEKWKSYTGDNGQWIEPNFNSPKVYDYTLSNVDVRSYSMPEELQQKLQSFENFFSQINRK; from the coding sequence ATGATACATAGGGTATATTTAATATTTTTAGTATTGATTGGAACTATAGTTTATCCAATCAAAGGCATAGCTCAAAGTGAAGGTCAAACAAATAGTTCAAATCTTACTATTCAAGATTTTATCGAGCTAGGATCTCAATCTCTCAAAAGTACCGATGCTACTAAGATAACTGGCGCTAACGTAGATGAATCAAAGGTGTCTCAGATTATCTATGTATCAAAGAGTATAGGAGCATCTGACACTAACGATGGCAGCCAACAAAATCCACTTTTAACAATAGGTACAGCATTAGAAAAGGCTAGAGGATATTTGTCACAGGGTATCTCAACGAAAATAGCATTGAGTCCCGATGTTTATCGTGAAGGTTCACTCAAAATAGATTACCGCTTTCCAAAAGTTCCAGATGGAGTGGTGCTAGTAATTGAAGGACAAGGAAGTACACCTACAGTCATCAAGGGTTCTGATCTGGTACCACTGTCTGCATGGACACCAGCGATTAAAACTGACAAAGGCTTAATATATCGTATGCCTTGGAATTATGATTTTGGTAATAATGGTGGGCCATACGGCAAATATGGGCCGAAGAACATACTTGCACATAGAAGGGAACTTGTATTTGTAAATGGCAGACAACAAAGACAAGTATTACTTGAAAAATATAACTATACATTCCCTAACGCCTTCCGAGGAAGTGGTAGTTATGAGTACTTGGGATTTGTAGAGCCTCAAGAAGCACTGCTTCACCCTGGAAGTTTTGGTATTGCAGAAAAGAGTGAAAATGGAGATTTTCTTTATCTTCTCCCGAATAGCAATGTCAACTTTAAAAATGCGACCATCGAAGTAGGAGTGCATCCATTCTTAATGCGGTTTTACCAAGTGCGTAATGTAGTCTTACGAAATATTTCATTTCGGCATTCAGTAGGTACGTTGGGTGGAACTGCTGCTGTGATATTTGGTGAAGAGTGGAATAATCAACAGTCTTTGATTAACCGAAATATTTTAATCGACCAATGCCGCTTTGAATGGAATAATTACCAAGGACTTTATTTGTTCAAAACCCAAGATGTAACTGTAAAAAACAGTGTCTTTAACTACAACGGCTTCATGGGTGCATCAACAGACAATATGGTAAATGGGCTGTGGATTGGAAATAGTACAAACTTCAATAACTGGCGTGGCAATCTTTCAGGTTGGAGAGGCTGGGCAATCAGTGGGGCAAAACATCACTTCGCTAGAAATGTGTTGTTCAAAGATCAGCAGGCGATCGGCAACTTTACCAATGGAATGTGGTTCGATCACGAAAATAAGAATGTAGTCATAGATAACTTCGTTGCGGTGAAAAACTCAGCAGGATTATTTTTAGAGGCTTCACCAGGGCCTTTTCTGATCAAGAACTCTTTCATCTCTGACTCTATGCATAGGGCAGGAATTGATATCAGCAATGCCCAAAATATAACAATTTTAGACTCAGTTATTACCAATAATCCAAATCAAATTTCCCTTGTGGGAGCATCCCGATATTACTCTAATTCCACTGCTTATCATATAGGAGAGGTACAAGAAATTAGCGATATTCCCGTTGGAGTGGGGCCACTCGCTATCCGAAATTCACTGATTTCTTCAGAAGCATCAAACCAGATGTTATTCTTTGCCAACACTGGAAATAATAGGATGTATACTTCAGTATTTCAGAATAACTATGAATCATCTAATAACACTTATTGGTCACCAAAAACTAAGTCTTTTCTCTTAGAGCCAGATTATCCCTCTGTTCCTGGCTCTCCAGCAACTGATATAGAAAAGTGGAAATCCTATACGGGTGACAACGGACAGTGGATAGAACCAAACTTCAATTCGCCTAAAGTCTATGATTATACCCTCTCTAATGTTGATGTGCGTTCCTACTCTATGCCTGAGGAATTACAACAAAAACTTCAAAGTTTTGAGAATTTTTTTAGTCAAATCAATCGAAAATAA
- a CDS encoding Mo-dependent nitrogenase C-terminal domain-containing protein: MSTNTFTSNSIVNIFLQPIRQQLKSLKIEDYRFARLLCKIIPASCPFEREIKLCKRTILYIPPLCKLNPFYEQLVELRFRALTYLADRHGEDVTIYC, encoded by the coding sequence ATGTCAACTAATACATTCACTTCAAACTCTATTGTCAATATCTTTTTGCAACCAATTCGCCAACAGCTTAAATCTCTAAAAATAGAAGACTATAGATTTGCACGCTTACTCTGTAAAATCATTCCTGCTAGTTGTCCATTTGAACGAGAAATAAAACTTTGCAAGCGTACTATTCTCTATATTCCTCCTCTATGTAAACTTAATCCTTTCTACGAACAGTTAGTTGAATTACGTTTTCGAGCTTTAACTTATTTAGCGGATCGTCATGGTGAAGATGTAACAATATATTGTTAA